A section of the Hevea brasiliensis isolate MT/VB/25A 57/8 chromosome 17, ASM3005281v1, whole genome shotgun sequence genome encodes:
- the LOC110666708 gene encoding NAC transcription factor 47-like translates to MEVTQPQYWAPSTVSHHQLPSKTLSAPASPPSSSSTSKRPRLLPPHENVNNNALDVDYFNFFPPGYRFCPKDEELIVYYLRNKVNNQPLPRNKIVDVNLYKYNPWDLAEEYRKYGENEWYFFTPREKKYQNGSRPKRAAGKGYWKATGADRPVKHNDVVVGYRKALVFYSGDPKSSKKTNWIMHEYRVSDAPSRIRRSADDKKLDDWVLCRIYKRTEKSIISGHTNEEPAQLDDGDVDVNVEHEGDSQGYTNTVADYEQPNPISIPLQEFEDIFSDLPPLEDLTNFKSYVHQQPILEADSYCSYGTSMVEPAFEIHPIEDFTTKYLNENDCGLKSIALPDECAFYSDDRKRYIPDQFCMVSLENIVCINSQNNLLNQSSSK, encoded by the exons ATGGAGGTAACTCAGCCACAATACTGGGCTCCTTCTACCGTCAGTCATCATCAACTGCCTTCCAAAACCCTCTCTGCTCCTGCTTcgcctccttcttcttcttccacttccaaACGACCAAGATTACTACCACCTCATGAAAACGTCAACAACAACGCTCTTGATGttgactattttaatttttttcctccTGGGTATAGGTTTTGCCCTAAAGACGAAGAGCTTATTGTTTATTACTTGAGAAACAAGGTAAACAATCAGCCTTTACCTCGAAACAAGATCGTGGATGTTAACCTTTATAAATACAACCCCTGGGATCTTGCAG AGGAGTACAGAAAATATGGGGAGAATGAATGGTACTTTTTTACACCAAGGGAAAAGAAGTATCAAAATGGAAGTAGACCAAAGCGGGCAGCTGGTAAAGGATACTGGAAGGCAACTGGAGCTGATAGACCTGTCAAGCATAATGATGTTGTGGTTGGATATAGGAAGGCACTTGTTTTTTACAGTGGAGATCCTAAAAGTAGCAAAAAAACTAACTGGATAATGCATGAATATAGGGTCAGTGATGCTCCCTCACGTATCAGAAGAAGTGCCGATGACAAGAAG TTGGATGATTGGGTTTTATGTAGGATATACAAGAGAACTGAGAAATCCATCATAAGTGGACATACAAATGAGGAACCTGCACAGTTAGATGATGGAGATGTTGATGTGAATGTAGAACACGAGGGTGATTCCCAAGGTTACACAAATACTGTTGCTGATTATGAGCAGCCTAATCCAATTTCAATTCCATTGCAGGAGTTTGAAGATATATTTTCTGATCTCCCTCCATTGGAAGACTTAACGAATTTCAAAAGCTATGTTCATCAGCAACCAATTCTAGAAGCAGATAGTTATTGTTCCTATGGGACATCAATGGTGGAACCTGCATTTGAAATCCATCCGATAGAGGACTTCACCACTAAATATCTGAATGAAAATGATTGTGGGTTGAAGTCAATAGCATTACCAGATGAGTGTGCTTTTTATTCAGATGATAGGAAAAGGTACATTCCTGACCAATTTTGTATGGTAAGTTTAGAAAATATTGTGTGCATCAACTCCCAAAACAACCTCTTGAATCAATCTTCCTCCAAATAG